From a single Bacteroidota bacterium genomic region:
- the gldG gene encoding gliding motility-associated ABC transporter substrate-binding protein GldG, which produces MFKINKRKQSYIQLLIVIAIAILVNAILSNYFFRIDLTKEKRFTLAPASKKLAAKVNESMLVKVYLEGEFPAGFKRLKQATKEMLDEFKVYSNNNIQYEFIDPFKGVTEKQSNDILEELSEIGIQATSIQVKKDDEFSQKIIVPGAVLYYKDKKFPINLLKGQFGQAPEAVLNTSIEQLEYEIANALRKVTQVAVKQIAFIKGHGELDKWNIIDGKAELKQFYEIDDLDLTIVPPQKLNEYAGIIIPKPTLPFSDFDKFKLDQYVMHGGKIIWLVESQLADMDSLHNSPQYLSISYNQGLEDLLFKYGVRINNNIIQDIQCNTIPVLSGMRNGTPEQKLLPWMFYPVVPPTSNHPIVRGVDPIWFQFAGSIDTVPSKNIKKTVLLASSQYSRAVPAPVRVDIQIARLKPEPELFRTGGNKIMAVLLEGEFKSNWAHRYDATKTPELDFKDKIDNNKMIVISDGDVFRNQYSISKGQVFPLGYDRYANQQFGNKRFLLNCVDYLCDDSGIIEVRSKEVTLRLLDKAKIKKEKLFWQLFNIALPITLILLFAVGNQFYRKRKYTV; this is translated from the coding sequence ATGTTTAAAATAAATAAAAGGAAACAATCCTATATTCAATTACTGATAGTTATAGCTATAGCCATTTTAGTAAATGCTATTTTGAGTAACTACTTTTTCAGGATTGACTTAACCAAGGAAAAAAGATTTACACTAGCTCCTGCCAGTAAAAAACTAGCTGCCAAAGTAAATGAAAGTATGCTGGTAAAAGTATATTTAGAGGGCGAGTTTCCGGCAGGTTTTAAAAGACTGAAGCAGGCTACCAAAGAAATGTTGGATGAGTTTAAAGTTTATTCAAACAACAATATTCAGTACGAATTTATTGACCCCTTTAAAGGTGTTACGGAAAAACAAAGCAACGATATATTAGAGGAGTTAAGTGAAATTGGTATACAGGCTACCAGCATACAAGTAAAAAAGGATGATGAGTTTAGCCAGAAAATAATTGTACCGGGAGCGGTATTGTATTACAAGGACAAGAAGTTTCCTATTAACTTATTAAAAGGTCAGTTTGGGCAAGCACCGGAGGCCGTTTTAAATACATCTATAGAGCAATTGGAATACGAAATAGCCAATGCCTTACGCAAAGTAACACAGGTAGCAGTAAAACAAATTGCTTTTATAAAAGGACATGGTGAACTGGATAAATGGAACATTATAGATGGCAAAGCAGAGCTTAAACAATTTTATGAAATAGATGATTTGGATTTAACCATAGTACCTCCGCAAAAACTAAACGAGTATGCAGGTATTATTATTCCAAAACCTACTTTGCCTTTTAGCGATTTTGATAAATTTAAACTGGACCAATATGTAATGCATGGTGGTAAAATTATTTGGCTGGTTGAATCGCAGTTGGCCGATATGGATAGCTTGCATAACTCGCCACAATATTTATCTATAAGCTATAACCAAGGTTTAGAAGATTTATTGTTTAAGTACGGTGTGCGCATAAACAACAATATTATACAGGACATACAGTGCAATACCATACCTGTATTATCGGGTATGCGCAATGGCACACCGGAACAAAAGTTATTACCTTGGATGTTTTACCCCGTAGTTCCACCTACCAGCAATCATCCGATTGTACGTGGGGTTGACCCGATATGGTTTCAGTTTGCAGGCAGTATAGATACTGTGCCAAGTAAAAATATTAAGAAAACGGTATTGTTGGCTTCATCGCAATACTCCAGAGCTGTACCCGCACCTGTTAGAGTTGATATTCAAATAGCTCGCCTTAAACCGGAACCCGAATTGTTTAGAACAGGTGGCAATAAAATAATGGCCGTATTACTGGAAGGTGAATTTAAATCGAATTGGGCACATAGATACGATGCTACCAAAACACCGGAGCTTGATTTTAAAGATAAAATTGACAACAACAAAATGATTGTTATTTCTGATGGCGATGTTTTCCGCAACCAGTACAGCATAAGCAAAGGGCAGGTATTTCCGTTGGGTTATGACCGATATGCCAACCAACAATTTGGCAACAAACGTTTCTTGTTAAACTGCGTTGATTACTTATGTGACGACAGTGGCATTATAGAAGTAAGAAGCAAAGAAGTAACACTACGCTTATTAGATAAGGCTAAGATTAAGAAAGAGAAACTGTTTTGGCAGTTGTTTAATATTGCTTTGCCTATTACTTTAATATTACTTTTTGCTGTTGGCAACCAGTTTTACCGCAAAAGAAAATACACCGTTTAA